In Lepidochelys kempii isolate rLepKem1 chromosome 10, rLepKem1.hap2, whole genome shotgun sequence, a single window of DNA contains:
- the SNX33 gene encoding sorting nexin-33 yields the protein MSSYTVLQGAVMALKARALYNFQSENKEEISIQENEELVIFSENSLDGWLQGKNSRGETGIFPASYVKILRSRSSSSYTDYSNSPASSPGNESFYIPPSNTNTSHQGSFEDDDDDDWDDWDDGCTVVEEPQGSPGTNGHPSPSLQYPAAYPHQNAGYRPKPALERQDSISSSKRGSVVGRNLNRFSCFVRSGVEAFILGDVPMMSKIAETYTIEMGSKGPQWRANPHPFICSVEEPTKQTKFKGIKSYISYKLTPSSINAPVYRRYKHFDWLYNRLLNKFTVISVPHLPEKQATGRFEEDFIEKRKRRLILWMDHMTSHPVLSQYEGFQHFLTCRDDKQWKMGKRRAEKDEMVGASFLLTFQIPTEHQDLQDVEDRVDSFKAFSKKMDDSVLQLTNVASELVRKHVGGFRKEFQKLGNAFQAISYSFQMDPPYSSDALNNAISHTGKTYETVGEMFAEQPKNDLFLMLDTLSLYQGLLSNFPDIIHLQKGAFAKVKESQRMSDEGKMDQEEADGIRKRCRVVGFSLQAEMNHFHERRIADFKKMMQSYLKQQIIFYQRVSQQLEKTLHMYDNL from the exons ATGTCAAGTTATACAGTCCTCCAGGGAGCAGTCATGGCATTGAAAGCCAGAGCACTTTACAACTTCCAGAGTGAAAACAAAGAAGAGATCAGCATCCAGGAGAATGAGGAGTTGGTGATCTTCAGCGAAAACTCCCTGGACGGGTGGCTGCAGGGCAAGAACAGCCGAGGAGAAACTGGCATCTTCCCCGCCTCTTACGTCAAGATCCTCAGGTCCCGGTCGAGCTCCAGTTATACAGACTATTCAAACAGTCCAGCTAGCTCCCCTGGGAATGAGTCCTTCTACATTCCCCCTTCCAACACCAACACCTCCCACCAGGGCAGCtttgaggatgatgatgatgatgactggGACGACTGGGATGATGGCTGCACAGTGGTGGAAGAGCCGCAGGGAAGCCCTGGCACCAATGGGCACCCCTCCCCTAGCCTGCAGTACCCTGCGGCGTACCCCCACCAGAATGCTGGCTATCGTCCCAAGCCGGCCTTGGAGAGGCAGGACAGCATCAGTTCCTCCAAGAGGGGCAGCGTGGTGGGGCGGAACCTCAACCGCTTCTCCTGTTTCGTCCGCTCTGGGGTGGAGGCCTTTATCCTGGGAGATGTGCCCATGATGTCCAAGATCGCTGAGACCTACACCATCGAGATGGGTTCCAAGGGCCCTCAGTGGAGAGCCAACCCGCACCCTTTCATCTGCTCTGTGGAGGAGCCCACCAAGCAAACGAAATTCAAGGGCATCAAGAGCTACATCTCCTACAAGCTGACCCCCAGCAGCATCAACGCGCCGGTCTACCGGCGGTACAAGCACTTTGACTGGCTGTACAACCGCCTGCTGAACAAGTTCACAGTgatctcagttccccacctgcccGAGAAGCAGGCCACTGGGCGATTCGAGGAGGACTTCATCGAGAAGCGCAAGCGGAGACTGATCTTGTGGATGGATCACATGACCAGCCATCCGGTGCTGTCCCAGTACGAGGGCTTCCAGCACTTCCTCACTTGCCGCGATGACAAGCAGTGGAAGATGGGCAAGCGGCGGGCAGAGAAGGATGAGATGGTGGGGGCCAGCTTCCTGCTGACCTTTCAGATCCCCACAGAGCACCAGGACCTGCAGGACGTGGAAGACCGGGTGGACTCTTTCAAGGCCTTCAGCAAGAAGATGGACGACAGCGTCCTGCAACTGACCAACGTGGCCTCGGAGCTGGTGCGCAAGCATGTGGGGGGGTTCCGGAAGGAGTTCCAGAAGCTAGGCAACGCTTTCCAAGCCATCAGCTACTCCTTCCAGATGGACCCGCCCTACAGTTCGGATGCGCTCAACAACGCCATCTCGCACACAGGCAAGACGTACGAGACCGTTGGGGAGATGTTCGCCGAGCAGCCCAAGAACGACCTTTTCCTCATGCTGGACACTCTCTCCTTATACCAAGGTCTCCTCTCCAACTTCCCAGACATCATTCATCTTCAGAAAG GAGCCTTTGCCAAGGTGAAGGAGAGCCAGCGGATGAGTGACGAGGGGAAGATGGATCAGGAAGAGGCAGATGGGATTCGGAAGCGCTGCCGCGTGGTCGGCTTTTCCCTCCAGGCGGAGATGAACCACTTCCATGAGCGACGCATAGCGGACTTCAAGAAAATGATGCAGTCCTACCTGAAACAACAGATCATCTTCTACCAGAGGGTCAGCCAGCAGCTGGAAAAAACTTTACACATGTATGACAACCTCTAA